A segment of the Kluyveromyces marxianus DMKU3-1042 DNA, complete genome, chromosome 5 genome:
AGAGGGTAACAATGCAACCAAGGTGGAAGAAAACGCTGCcgaagaagcagaaaaacCAGTACAAAGTGAAACTGTAGAAGCAAAAACAGAAGAGTCTGTATAATGAACGTATTGTTGTGCCTTTTCTAACTTCGCaacaaaaaatcaataaaacggtaaaaataaaaaatagGAGTAAAACTCAAGTATGATAATTCATAAACTACTCTCTGATTGTGCCTAGCTGCATACCTGTGTGTATTAACTTTGTAAATTGTTCAACTACATCTGTAATTTAGCAACAATCATAAAATTGTAACCTATAAAAgtatctttttcttttagcaCAGATCATTAAAGgtataaaaaaaaaaaggatatcaatttcaaaaattgCTTCTCATGAACCCTATCAAATGTAATGAATCGtaattaatatattagGAAACGATAGACAATTGTGAACTGGATACCAGCCCACATTGCCAGTAAAATATTCAATCATGTCCTTGAAAATCAATTCAACTATCGGAGTTTGTGGTGGAAAGCTTTTAAAGCTCTCACATAAGTCACAATGCACAGGTACTAATATGGATGTTAATTTGTATTTGCCAAAACAATACTACagttcaaaagaaggttcTAAGTTGATTCCTAGTATTTTGTATTTATCTGGGTTAACTTGCACACCACAAAATGCATCCGAGAAGGCTTTTTGGCAGATTCAGGCTGACAAGTATGGTTTTGCTGTTATATTTCCGGATACTTCCCCTAGAGGTGACGATGTTGACACCGACCCAGAGGAATCATGGGACTTTGGCCTTGGTGCAGGATTCTATTTGAATGCTACTGAAAAGCCATACTCTACGCACTACCACATGTACGACTACGTTCATAAGGAACTTCCTGAAGTTTTGTCTAAAGAGTTCGGTTCCAAAGTGGACTTCTTTGACAACATATCCATTACTGGACACTCCATGGGTGGTTATGGTGCATTATCTggatttttgaagaatatcaatAGATATAAATCATGTTCTGCCTTCGCTCCAATTGTGAACCCAAGTGTCGTGCCATGGGGTCAAAAAGCCTTCAAGGGCTATTTGGGTGCTGAAAACAAAGATGCCTGGGCTCAATACGACCCAGCAGAGCTTGTTAAGAAGGTTGAAAATACCAGTGGGAAGAAGATTTTGATCCATGTTGGTAGCAATGATCCATTTTTAGAAAAACAGTTGAAACCTGAATTACTCTTGGATGCAGCAAAAAACACTTCTTGGGAGGAAAAAATTGAACTGAACATTGTTGATGGATTCGACCATTCTTACTACTTCATTTCTACATTCGTTCCTACTCATGCGGAGTTTCATGCTAAATACTTAGGTTTAACTTAAGATGATTGATGAGCGAGCATTTAACGTAAATTTAAACAGGtatcatatataataaCACTATAATGCGTCTTGTTTAGTACGTGGATTgttcaaagagaaaaaaaactgcATGAAAGTTTCTGTTAGTTTCTATTAGACTTAGTCTTTGATAACAATTGCTCCAGACTGCCAACCACCTGCGGTTACAGCAACACATGTACCATCTATCTCAACTTTCGTTGGCTTTTTAACCCTAACACTTCTAGATCTTTCGAAACTTCCGATGCCACTGGAG
Coding sequences within it:
- a CDS encoding S-formylglutathione hydrolase; the encoded protein is MSLKINSTIGVCGGKLLKLSHKSQCTGTNMDVNLYLPKQYYSSKEGSKLIPSILYLSGLTCTPQNASEKAFWQIQADKYGFAVIFPDTSPRGDDVDTDPEESWDFGLGAGFYLNATEKPYSTHYHMYDYVHKELPEVLSKEFGSKVDFFDNISITGHSMGGYGALSGFLKNINRYKSCSAFAPIVNPSVVPWGQKAFKGYLGAENKDAWAQYDPAELVKKVENTSGKKILIHVGSNDPFLEKQLKPELLLDAAKNTSWEEKIELNIVDGFDHSYYFISTFVPTHAEFHAKYLGLT